One window of the Candidatus Neomarinimicrobiota bacterium genome contains the following:
- a CDS encoding SDR family oxidoreductase, which produces MSRKITITGATGNIGQLVVPALLAGGAEVTALVRDAQKAEGLRSQGVNIVAGEYTDAEAVQTAIEGSDAILMIAPPNPDAAKQMSGLIAAAKHAGTPHVVRMSAIKAAADAPTENGKLHHESDNELMASGLPYTILRPHFFMQNIWMSIPTIQEHSQMYWGMGHGKLGMIDVRDIADMTVEILLKGSHLAEILNPTGPDSITFSQVAEAISKFLGKEVSYINVTNEQVRQSIIEMGWGEWGGQVMSDYAKAWSENWGDFTTDDVEKVTGNKPRSINQFVNEVLAYGFEQPTA; this is translated from the coding sequence ATGTCTAGAAAAATAACTATTACTGGAGCCACGGGAAATATAGGACAATTGGTGGTGCCAGCTTTGTTGGCAGGCGGGGCCGAAGTAACCGCATTGGTCCGTGATGCTCAAAAGGCAGAAGGGCTTAGAAGCCAGGGAGTCAACATTGTGGCCGGTGAATACACAGATGCAGAGGCCGTTCAAACGGCCATTGAAGGTTCCGACGCCATACTGATGATTGCGCCTCCTAATCCAGACGCTGCGAAACAGATGAGCGGGCTAATCGCTGCCGCAAAACACGCTGGCACCCCGCATGTTGTACGAATGTCAGCCATAAAAGCAGCAGCTGACGCCCCGACGGAAAATGGCAAGCTGCATCATGAATCCGATAATGAACTTATGGCGTCGGGACTGCCTTATACCATTCTGCGCCCTCACTTCTTTATGCAGAATATTTGGATGTCTATTCCCACGATTCAGGAGCACAGTCAAATGTACTGGGGCATGGGCCATGGTAAGCTGGGCATGATTGACGTTCGGGACATTGCAGATATGACAGTGGAAATATTATTGAAGGGCTCTCATCTGGCTGAGATTCTTAACCCCACGGGTCCGGATTCAATAACCTTCTCACAGGTGGCTGAAGCCATTAGCAAATTCCTGGGTAAAGAAGTTTCATATATCAACGTGACCAACGAGCAGGTCAGACAAAGCATCATAGAGATGGGCTGGGGTGAATGGGGTGGTCAGGTGATGTCCGACTATGCCAAAGCTTGGTCCGAAAACTGGGGCGATTTCACCACAGACGATGTTGAAAAAGTTACAGGCAACAAACCCCGTTCCATCAATCAGTTTGTAAACGAAGTGCTTGCCTATGGATTTGAGCAGCCAACCGCCTAG